From a single Aestuariibius sp. HNIBRBA575 genomic region:
- a CDS encoding class I SAM-dependent methyltransferase: MRYTPHNRWGQKPKGANRLENACICFAGISPLAVHAQTGPDTPMKPDDILPTYNRVAPEWDRRRDRSLFERKWMDRLIQHTPLNEKRRRVLDLGCGSGRPIASYLLERGLDVTGVDGAAAMVELFKQNLPRAKIVNADMRGLDLGQKFDAVMGWNSFFHLSAEDQRAMFAVFARHAAPRAALMFTSGTSNGEAIGHVADEPVYHASLDPQEYRDLLTQHGFEELAFVPEDPECNQHTIWLARYVGLG; the protein is encoded by the coding sequence ATGCGTTATACGCCCCACAATCGCTGGGGTCAAAAGCCCAAAGGTGCAAATCGGCTGGAAAATGCCTGCATTTGTTTCGCAGGGATTTCCCCCCTTGCGGTACACGCCCAGACCGGTCCAGATACCCCGATGAAGCCTGATGATATATTGCCCACTTATAACCGTGTTGCACCTGAATGGGATCGCCGCCGGGACCGGTCCCTGTTTGAACGCAAATGGATGGATCGGCTGATCCAGCACACGCCGCTGAATGAAAAACGTCGCCGGGTGTTGGATCTGGGCTGTGGGTCTGGGCGCCCTATTGCCAGTTATTTGCTGGAACGCGGGCTAGATGTGACCGGCGTGGATGGGGCCGCCGCCATGGTGGAGCTGTTTAAACAGAACCTGCCCCGCGCAAAAATTGTCAATGCAGATATGCGTGGATTGGATCTGGGGCAAAAATTCGATGCGGTCATGGGGTGGAATTCGTTTTTTCACCTCTCAGCGGAGGATCAACGGGCGATGTTTGCGGTATTCGCCCGTCACGCAGCCCCGCGCGCGGCCCTGATGTTTACCAGCGGCACCAGCAACGGAGAAGCAATCGGTCATGTGGCCGATGAACCCGTTTACCATGCCAGTTTAGACCCGCAGGAATACCGTGATCTGCTGACACAGCACGGATTTGAAGAGCTCGCCTTTGTGCCAGAAGACCCAGAATGCAACCAGCATACAATCTGGCTGGCACGTTATGTGGGTCTGGGCTAA
- a CDS encoding GNAT family N-acetyltransferase, whose protein sequence is MIDVSIKRLGPGDLHLLRQMNVLFGNVFDMADEYTATPPSDRYLLRLLSKDTFIAMAALHDDDVIGGIVAYELEKFEQERSEIYIYDLAVAKPNRRTGVAKKLINQVRHLAGDIGAWVVMIQADNDDEKPIALYSKLGTGEAIKHFDLTPLP, encoded by the coding sequence ATGATAGACGTTTCAATCAAACGACTGGGTCCGGGTGATCTGCATTTGCTGCGCCAAATGAATGTGCTGTTTGGCAATGTTTTTGACATGGCAGACGAATATACCGCCACACCGCCTTCGGATCGATATTTGCTGCGTTTGTTGTCCAAAGACACGTTTATCGCCATGGCAGCGCTGCATGATGACGATGTCATTGGTGGGATTGTGGCCTATGAATTGGAAAAGTTCGAACAGGAACGATCAGAAATTTACATTTATGATCTGGCTGTGGCCAAACCCAATCGGCGCACAGGTGTGGCAAAGAAACTGATCAATCAGGTGCGCCATCTGGCCGGCGATATCGGCGCATGGGTCGTGATGATCCAAGCGGATAACGACGATGAAAAACCCATCGCCCTATATTCAAAACTGGGCACTGGCGAAGCTATCAAACATTTTGACCTCACCCCGCTGCCGTAA
- a CDS encoding N-acetylmuramoyl-L-alanine amidase, whose translation MMFLYIKTVVYSALLSLSVAGAALAQDFTALARIDAGQSVVRDLHRGIEVDLYLSQVVPYRVFTLDDPRRLVLDFREVDWRGASRDGMLKASGVSDLRFGVLRPGWSRMVVDLNDALRVDSAGMEVSDIDGTARLRVVMQSTDPVDFAERSGAPNDPEWAFLMADATQSAPAKDPNGPLVVVIDPGHGGIDPGAQRAGINEADVMLQLAFELAEAVARAGMIPVLTRNDDSFVSLEERMTLARAAGADVLLSLHADALEGEQTSGASFYTLSEAGADRASQRMAERHDRADLIAGLDLSEQDDTIATVLMDLARLETRPQTARLASALVSGFENNQSPLHSRPRREAVLAVLNAADFPSVLIEVGFLSSDEDRARLLSPQGREKIVNGIVAGLFTWAAQEDSLAPLVRQ comes from the coding sequence ATGATGTTTTTGTACATAAAAACAGTTGTCTATAGCGCGTTGTTAAGTCTGTCCGTTGCTGGCGCAGCTTTGGCGCAGGATTTTACCGCATTGGCGCGGATCGATGCCGGTCAAAGCGTCGTGCGTGACCTGCACCGCGGGATTGAGGTTGATCTATACCTGTCCCAGGTGGTGCCGTATCGCGTGTTCACATTAGACGACCCGCGTCGGCTGGTTCTGGATTTTCGCGAAGTGGATTGGCGCGGCGCCAGCCGGGATGGAATGCTGAAAGCGTCAGGTGTCAGCGATCTTCGGTTTGGCGTTTTGCGGCCCGGTTGGTCGCGCATGGTTGTTGATCTGAACGATGCGTTGCGTGTGGACAGCGCCGGGATGGAGGTCAGCGATATTGATGGCACAGCCCGGTTGCGGGTGGTGATGCAATCGACCGATCCCGTTGATTTTGCAGAACGTTCTGGCGCACCGAATGATCCTGAATGGGCGTTTCTGATGGCCGATGCCACACAATCTGCACCGGCCAAGGACCCAAATGGCCCCTTGGTTGTTGTGATTGATCCGGGGCATGGGGGGATTGATCCCGGGGCGCAGCGCGCAGGCATAAACGAAGCCGATGTGATGCTGCAATTGGCGTTTGAGTTGGCCGAAGCCGTTGCGCGTGCGGGCATGATCCCGGTTCTGACGCGAAATGACGATAGTTTTGTTTCGCTTGAGGAACGTATGACTTTGGCACGTGCTGCGGGGGCGGATGTGTTGCTGTCGCTTCATGCGGATGCGCTGGAAGGGGAACAAACATCGGGCGCGTCGTTTTATACGCTCAGCGAAGCAGGGGCCGATCGCGCATCGCAACGCATGGCGGAACGTCATGATCGTGCCGATCTGATCGCAGGTTTGGATTTGTCTGAACAAGACGACACAATCGCCACGGTTTTGATGGATTTGGCCCGTTTGGAAACCCGTCCACAAACGGCTCGGCTGGCATCTGCTTTGGTATCGGGGTTTGAAAACAATCAATCTCCGTTGCATTCCCGTCCCCGCCGAGAAGCGGTTTTGGCGGTGCTGAACGCGGCCGATTTCCCATCGGTGTTGATCGAAGTTGGGTTTTTATCCAGCGACGAAGATCGCGCGCGTTTGCTATCGCCGCAGGGTCGTGAAAAGATCGTCAACGGGATTGTCGCCGGGCTGTTCACATGGGCTGCACAAGAAGACAGCCTTGCGCCGCTTGTGCGTCAATAA
- a CDS encoding pyridoxal phosphate-dependent aminotransferase has protein sequence MRNSRRGVIDPFIVMDVMEAARAAEAAGRQIIHMEVGQPGTGAPSEARRRLAADLEAGPLGYTVALGLPELRARIAQMYGEWYDVDLNPERVVVTAGASGAFLLAFSALFDTGERVGLGAPCYPSYRQILRAMDINPVAIPTRMANRLQPVAQDVANYDLNGLIVASPANPTGTMLDHGQMSSLADACRDHNAAFISDEIYHGLEYEAKAVSALEVTNDTYVINSFSKYFSMTGWRVGWMVVPDDHVRIIERLAQNMFICPPHASQRLAYHAMDCTDELDANVDVYRSNRALMMEGLPKAGFTKVAPPDGAFYVYADVSDITADSKALSEDILEKVGVAVTPGLDFDPQEGHKWLRFSYARATDDIVEGLARLETYMEARE, from the coding sequence ATGCGAAACTCAAGACGCGGTGTGATTGATCCCTTCATTGTGATGGATGTGATGGAAGCCGCCCGTGCCGCAGAGGCCGCTGGACGCCAGATAATCCACATGGAAGTAGGGCAACCGGGCACCGGAGCCCCATCTGAGGCCCGTCGGCGGTTGGCCGCTGATCTAGAGGCCGGACCGTTGGGCTATACGGTTGCGTTGGGTCTGCCGGAATTGCGGGCGCGGATCGCGCAAATGTATGGGGAATGGTATGACGTTGATCTGAACCCCGAGCGGGTTGTTGTCACAGCTGGGGCGTCAGGTGCGTTTTTGCTTGCGTTTTCAGCGTTGTTCGACACGGGTGAACGGGTTGGACTGGGGGCACCCTGCTACCCATCCTATCGGCAGATTTTGCGCGCAATGGACATTAATCCGGTCGCCATACCAACCCGTATGGCCAACCGTTTACAGCCCGTCGCACAGGATGTGGCAAATTATGACCTAAACGGTCTGATTGTCGCATCGCCAGCCAACCCGACCGGAACCATGTTGGATCATGGCCAAATGTCCAGCCTTGCCGATGCATGTCGTGATCACAATGCAGCGTTTATATCCGACGAAATCTATCACGGATTGGAATACGAAGCCAAAGCTGTCAGCGCGTTAGAAGTGACCAACGACACCTATGTGATCAATTCGTTTTCCAAATATTTCTCGATGACCGGCTGGCGCGTTGGCTGGATGGTGGTTCCTGACGATCACGTGCGGATCATTGAACGACTGGCCCAAAACATGTTCATCTGCCCACCCCATGCATCGCAACGTTTGGCCTATCACGCGATGGATTGCACGGATGAATTGGACGCAAATGTCGATGTTTATCGCTCCAATCGCGCCTTAATGATGGAAGGCTTGCCCAAAGCCGGGTTCACCAAGGTCGCACCGCCTGATGGGGCGTTTTATGTCTATGCGGATGTCAGTGACATCACAGCAGATTCCAAAGCTTTGTCCGAAGATATCCTTGAAAAGGTGGGGGTTGCGGTCACGCCCGGTTTGGATTTCGATCCACAAGAGGGGCATAAATGGCTGCGGTTTTCCTATGCCCGCGCCACTGACGACATTGTCGAAGGTTTGGCACGCCTAGAGACCTATATGGAGGCGCGTGAATGA
- a CDS encoding M48 family metalloprotease, translating into MCFPFVRHLIAATVIWMLALPAQAVTFLRDSEIEFALSELARPILNAAGLPGHTKIIVIQDRSLNAFVVDTRAIYLHSGLILELESAAQLQSVIAHEAAHIANGHLTRRLANQRSASTLTTLGFALAAVAAASGNGDAAGGIALGTTGSAQRNYLAHTRSEESAADQSSFRYLRAAGVDTSAAVEVLNIFRGQEALSVSRQDPYARSHPLTRDRIRAFEGLVAGNPSPVAESDTADYWFARAQGKLSAFTQNPGWTLRRTRGATDTISLMRQAVAHHRVPNTERAMAAINALVAARPNDPFVHELKGQILLESRQAAGAVAAYARAIELAPSDALILASYGRALLALDTADGNRRALSVLEQSRARDDRNANMLRDLGLAYARNGQNGQASLAVAERYALRGRFSDAAIHAQRAVDQLPRGSASWQRAQDVLRTAEQISGR; encoded by the coding sequence ATGTGCTTTCCTTTTGTTCGGCATCTGATTGCCGCGACCGTGATCTGGATGCTGGCCCTGCCCGCGCAGGCCGTGACGTTTTTGCGGGATTCAGAAATTGAATTTGCCCTGTCAGAACTGGCACGCCCTATCCTGAACGCGGCAGGATTGCCCGGCCATACCAAAATCATTGTCATTCAGGATCGCAGCCTCAACGCCTTTGTTGTCGATACAAGAGCGATTTATCTGCATTCCGGGCTGATCTTAGAATTGGAAAGCGCAGCACAGCTTCAATCTGTGATCGCCCATGAGGCCGCTCATATCGCCAACGGGCACCTGACACGGCGATTGGCCAATCAGCGCAGCGCCAGCACGCTCACCACACTTGGATTTGCGCTGGCTGCTGTTGCAGCCGCATCCGGTAATGGCGACGCCGCAGGGGGAATTGCCCTGGGCACCACTGGATCCGCCCAGCGAAATTACCTAGCCCATACCCGATCAGAGGAATCCGCCGCCGATCAATCCTCGTTTCGGTATTTACGCGCCGCCGGGGTCGATACATCTGCCGCTGTTGAGGTCTTAAACATCTTTCGCGGCCAAGAGGCATTGTCCGTATCACGCCAAGACCCCTATGCACGGTCACATCCGTTGACGCGGGACCGCATTCGCGCCTTCGAAGGTTTGGTGGCGGGCAATCCGTCCCCGGTTGCTGAAAGCGACACCGCTGATTACTGGTTTGCGCGCGCACAGGGAAAACTGTCGGCCTTTACCCAAAACCCCGGCTGGACCTTGCGGCGCACACGTGGGGCAACGGACACAATATCGTTGATGCGCCAAGCGGTTGCCCATCATCGCGTCCCCAATACAGAACGGGCCATGGCCGCCATCAACGCCTTGGTCGCGGCACGCCCAAATGATCCATTTGTGCATGAACTAAAGGGACAAATCCTGTTAGAAAGCCGGCAAGCCGCAGGCGCGGTTGCTGCCTATGCCCGGGCGATTGAACTGGCGCCAAGCGACGCGCTGATCTTGGCCAGTTACGGTCGGGCCTTGTTGGCATTGGACACCGCAGATGGAAACCGTCGCGCGTTATCAGTTTTGGAACAATCCCGCGCAAGGGATGACCGAAATGCCAATATGTTGCGTGATCTGGGCTTGGCCTATGCGCGTAATGGTCAGAACGGTCAGGCCAGTTTGGCCGTGGCAGAACGATATGCCCTGCGCGGGCGATTTTCTGACGCCGCCATCCATGCACAACGCGCCGTGGATCAATTGCCGCGCGGATCCGCCTCTTGGCAGCGCGCCCAAGATGTGCTCAGAACAGCAGAACAAATTTCCGGGAGATAA
- a CDS encoding DsbA family protein, with translation MNRLAAAALSFGLVIGAGFPASATDLDALSDAERDAFRAEVRAYLLDNPEVLMEAIDVLESRQADAQANVDVNLARANADALFDDGFSWEGGNPDGDITIVEFLDYRCGYCKRAHPEVAELVSSDGNIRVIVKEFPILGEQSMLASQFALAAQIVEGNEGYKLASDALMTMRGEISGDSLTRLAEALGFDSEAILDEMTSDEVGKIIEENRLLAQRLQISGTPTFVFQDQMLRGYVPLDGMRNVVRDLRAEG, from the coding sequence ATGAACCGCCTTGCCGCAGCTGCACTTTCGTTTGGTCTTGTTATTGGGGCGGGTTTTCCGGCCTCTGCCACCGATCTGGACGCCCTGAGCGACGCCGAACGCGATGCGTTTCGCGCCGAAGTGCGGGCCTATCTGCTGGATAACCCCGAAGTGTTGATGGAAGCCATCGATGTGCTGGAAAGCCGTCAGGCCGATGCACAGGCCAATGTTGATGTGAATTTGGCGCGGGCCAATGCGGATGCCCTGTTTGATGACGGTTTTTCCTGGGAAGGCGGCAATCCGGATGGCGACATCACAATCGTCGAGTTTCTGGATTACCGGTGCGGTTATTGTAAACGCGCCCATCCCGAAGTGGCAGAATTGGTCAGCTCGGACGGCAATATTCGTGTCATCGTAAAAGAATTTCCCATTTTGGGCGAACAAAGCATGTTGGCCTCTCAATTTGCCTTGGCGGCACAAATTGTCGAAGGCAATGAGGGATACAAACTGGCCTCTGACGCATTGATGACCATGCGTGGTGAAATTTCTGGCGACAGCCTCACCCGGTTGGCCGAAGCGCTGGGGTTTGATTCCGAAGCAATTCTGGATGAAATGACCAGCGATGAAGTTGGCAAAATCATCGAAGAAAACCGCCTGCTGGCGCAGCGTTTACAAATCAGCGGCACACCGACATTTGTTTTCCAAGATCAAATGCTGCGTGGATATGTACCGTTGGATGGCATGCGCAATGTGGTGCGTGATCTGCGCGCCGAAGGGTAA
- a CDS encoding DUF1127 domain-containing protein, whose protein sequence is MAATDTHTAHISIFDILTAPFRAIGNAIMYLSENNSRVKEVERLQNLSDDKLAKMGLERSDIVAHVFRAHMYI, encoded by the coding sequence ATGGCCGCAACTGACACACACACAGCACACATTTCCATCTTTGACATCCTGACAGCGCCGTTTCGCGCAATTGGGAACGCCATCATGTATCTGTCCGAAAACAACAGCCGCGTAAAAGAAGTTGAGCGTCTGCAAAACCTGAGCGACGACAAGCTTGCGAAAATGGGTCTGGAACGCAGCGACATCGTTGCCCATGTTTTCCGCGCACACATGTACATCTGA
- the ispG gene encoding flavodoxin-dependent (E)-4-hydroxy-3-methylbut-2-enyl-diphosphate synthase, producing the protein MSLNSIRPWRNIYRRESRQIMVGNVPVGGDAPISVQTMTNTLTTDVAATVAQVQAAADVGADIVRVSVPDVESSTALKDIVKASPVPIVADIHFHYKRGIEAAQAGAACLRINPGNIGSPERVKDVINAARDHGCSIRIGVNAGSLEKHLLDKYGEPTPDAMVESGMDHIKILQDHDFHEFKISVKASDIFMATAAYQKLAEATDAPIHLGITEAGGLTSGTIKSAIGMGNLLWAGIGDTIRVSLSADPVEEVKVGFEMLKSLGLRHRGVNIISCPSCARQGFDVIKTVETLEQRLEHIKTPMSLSIIGCVVNGPGEALMTDVGFTGGGAGHGMVYLAGKASHKMSNDQMVEHIIEEVEKKAALIEAASSE; encoded by the coding sequence ATGTCGTTGAACTCAATTCGTCCGTGGCGCAATATTTATCGCCGTGAAAGCCGCCAGATCATGGTGGGGAATGTGCCAGTTGGGGGGGATGCCCCAATTTCGGTTCAGACGATGACCAACACATTGACCACCGACGTGGCCGCAACGGTTGCACAGGTTCAGGCGGCCGCGGATGTGGGCGCGGATATTGTCCGTGTGTCTGTGCCGGATGTGGAATCGTCCACCGCCCTTAAGGACATTGTCAAAGCCAGCCCCGTTCCGATCGTCGCGGATATCCATTTTCACTATAAACGTGGGATCGAAGCGGCGCAGGCAGGCGCGGCCTGTTTGCGGATCAATCCCGGCAATATTGGCAGCCCCGAACGGGTCAAAGACGTCATCAATGCCGCGCGCGATCATGGATGTTCCATCCGAATTGGCGTCAATGCCGGATCATTGGAAAAACATCTGCTGGATAAATATGGCGAACCGACCCCGGATGCGATGGTCGAAAGCGGGATGGACCATATCAAAATCCTTCAGGACCATGACTTTCATGAATTTAAGATCAGCGTCAAAGCATCTGATATCTTTATGGCGACCGCGGCCTATCAAAAACTGGCCGAAGCCACCGATGCGCCGATCCATCTGGGGATCACCGAGGCGGGGGGACTAACATCCGGCACAATCAAATCCGCGATTGGCATGGGCAATCTGTTATGGGCCGGGATTGGCGATACAATCCGCGTGAGCCTCTCTGCTGATCCCGTCGAAGAGGTCAAAGTCGGCTTTGAAATGCTCAAAAGCCTGGGATTGCGGCATCGAGGTGTGAATATCATTTCTTGCCCCAGCTGTGCTCGGCAGGGGTTTGATGTGATCAAAACTGTGGAAACCTTGGAACAGCGTTTGGAACATATCAAAACGCCAATGTCGCTGTCGATCATCGGCTGCGTGGTCAATGGTCCGGGCGAAGCATTGATGACCGATGTCGGCTTTACCGGTGGCGGGGCCGGGCACGGGATGGTCTATCTGGCAGGCAAAGCCAGCCACAAAATGTCCAACGATCAGATGGTGGAACACATCATCGAAGAGGTCGAGAAAAAAGCGGCCCTGATTGAGGCCGCTTCGTCGGAATAA